The following proteins are encoded in a genomic region of Dyadobacter sp. UC 10:
- a CDS encoding type 1 glutamine amidotransferase domain-containing protein — protein sequence MKVLIVCTNHDTYPAKTTKTGVWLSELTHFHEVMTKRGILMDFVSPKGGNIPVDERSLDFKDECNARYWDDPVFRKKLENSSNPSQIHPEDYRLIYFAGGHGAMWDFPDNQDLIQITKAIYEKSGMVSAVSHGVSALLNVKLSDGSYLIQDKYLTGYSNMEETLMSFVSEVPFYLEDRLKERGAHFTKTMIPFVEFIELDERLITGQNPGSAKKVASKALEELFEK from the coding sequence ATGAAAGTATTGATTGTTTGCACTAATCACGACACCTATCCTGCTAAAACAACTAAAACGGGAGTATGGTTAAGTGAGTTGACGCACTTTCATGAAGTAATGACCAAACGGGGAATATTGATGGACTTTGTCAGCCCCAAAGGCGGAAATATCCCTGTCGATGAGCGCAGTCTTGATTTTAAAGATGAATGCAATGCCCGGTATTGGGATGATCCTGTTTTCCGGAAAAAACTTGAAAATTCGTCTAATCCTTCACAAATACATCCCGAAGACTATCGCCTGATTTACTTCGCCGGTGGACACGGTGCGATGTGGGATTTTCCTGACAATCAGGATCTCATTCAAATAACGAAAGCGATTTATGAGAAAAGCGGGATGGTTTCTGCGGTAAGCCACGGCGTTTCCGCGCTCTTGAATGTCAAACTTTCAGACGGTTCTTATCTCATTCAGGACAAGTATCTGACAGGCTACTCGAATATGGAAGAGACATTGATGAGCTTTGTCAGTGAAGTACCTTTTTATCTGGAAGACAGGCTAAAAGAACGTGGCGCGCACTTCACCAAAACCATGATTCCGTTCGTAGAATTCATCGAACTGGATGAGCGGCTTATTACCGGTCAAAATCCCGGTTCCGCAAAAAAAGTTGCTTCAAAAGCGCTGGAAGAACTATTCGAAAAGTAA
- a CDS encoding SelT/SelW/SelH family protein, whose translation MKPIITIEYCPKCGWLLRAAWMAQEVLTTFTVDLRAVQLIPSEVPGRYTIKLDDHLIWDRKREGHFPEPKELKQKIRDIIAPDRGLGHNDR comes from the coding sequence ATGAAACCGATCATAACAATCGAATACTGCCCCAAATGCGGCTGGCTTTTGAGGGCTGCGTGGATGGCGCAGGAAGTGCTAACCACATTTACCGTCGATCTGCGGGCTGTACAACTGATTCCTTCCGAAGTCCCGGGAAGGTATACGATCAAGCTCGACGACCATCTTATCTGGGACAGAAAACGGGAAGGACATTTCCCCGAACCAAAGGAGTTGAAACAAAAAATAAGAGATATTATCGCGCCTGATCGAGGATTAGGGCATAATGATCGATGA
- the pyrF gene encoding orotidine-5'-phosphate decarboxylase produces MTYKELFQQISAKQTYLCVGLDTDIRKIPSHLLQAADPVFEFNKQIIDATADYCVSYKPNIAFYEALGGKGWESLQKTLDYIPDSHFTIADAKRGDIGNTSGLYARTFFDPASSGLNFDSVTVAPYMGSDSVLPFLEHKDKWVILLALTSNSGSSDFQRLQFQGIDLYEQVLKTSQQWAGADRMMYVVGATQASEFEKIRAIIPEHFLLVPGVGAQGGNLEEVSKFGMNSNCGLLVNASRSIIYAGNDTNFTQKARQEAFAIQQEMATYLDRYCK; encoded by the coding sequence ATGACTTACAAAGAGCTATTCCAGCAGATATCAGCTAAGCAAACCTATCTCTGTGTGGGGCTGGATACTGACATCCGTAAAATCCCTTCCCACCTGTTACAAGCAGCGGACCCTGTTTTTGAATTCAACAAACAGATCATCGATGCTACCGCCGACTATTGTGTTTCGTATAAACCAAATATTGCCTTTTATGAAGCATTGGGCGGGAAAGGTTGGGAAAGTCTGCAGAAAACCCTCGACTATATTCCTGACTCCCATTTCACTATTGCCGATGCCAAACGCGGTGATATTGGCAACACTTCCGGTTTATACGCCCGCACATTTTTCGATCCGGCTTCTTCGGGACTCAATTTCGATTCAGTTACCGTGGCGCCTTACATGGGCAGCGACTCGGTTCTTCCGTTTTTAGAACATAAAGACAAATGGGTAATATTACTTGCATTAACCTCTAACTCAGGAAGTTCAGACTTCCAACGACTGCAATTCCAGGGTATCGATCTTTACGAGCAAGTACTCAAAACTTCCCAGCAATGGGCTGGTGCGGACCGGATGATGTACGTGGTTGGCGCCACGCAGGCATCCGAGTTTGAGAAAATCAGAGCAATTATCCCCGAACATTTTCTGTTGGTTCCCGGCGTAGGCGCTCAGGGAGGAAACCTGGAAGAAGTTTCAAAATTTGGAATGAACAGCAACTGTGGATTACTGGTAAATGCATCAAGAAGTATCATTTACGCGGGTAACGACACAAATTTTACCCAAAAGGCCCGACAGGAAGCCTTTGCAATTCAGCAGGAAATGGCAACCTACCTGGACCGCTACTGCAAATAG
- the lysA gene encoding diaminopimelate decarboxylase: MQLAEQHTLSIQNIDPTELLSAYGSPLYLYDGATIRRKAEELKNAFSGVDMKIKYACKANTNLSILRLMREIGVELDVVSPGELEMGMIAGYAANQITFTPSGVPFEEVRAAVDAGAIVNVDSIPLLEWFGQTYGNTKPCLIRIKPNVAAGGNAKIMTAHADSKFGISVLLLDEVLEVVKKYDIKIIGLHQHTGSDIKDAEPFLKVADILFEAAKRFPDLKIIDLGGGFKVSYLPGDHVTDMELLGKNISERFKKFCLEYGKTLQLWFEPGKFLVSESGFLLVKTTVVKEDPARNFVHVDSGLNHLIRPMMYGSYHHILNITNPEGPLKTYNVVGYICETDTFASDRELPEVRPGDVLAFLNAGAYGMTMSSNYNARLRPAEVLIDNGNAKLVRRRETLEDLLKTQTDI, translated from the coding sequence ATGCAACTCGCAGAACAACATACGCTCTCCATTCAAAATATCGACCCGACAGAACTCTTAAGTGCCTACGGAAGTCCCCTGTATTTATATGACGGCGCAACGATCCGTCGCAAAGCGGAAGAGCTGAAAAATGCTTTCTCCGGGGTAGATATGAAAATCAAATACGCGTGCAAAGCGAATACCAATCTTTCGATTCTACGGTTAATGCGGGAAATTGGCGTAGAGCTCGACGTGGTTTCACCCGGCGAGCTGGAAATGGGTATGATCGCGGGTTATGCTGCTAACCAGATTACTTTTACCCCAAGCGGTGTTCCGTTTGAGGAAGTGAGGGCGGCCGTGGACGCCGGCGCGATCGTGAACGTGGATAGCATACCACTTTTGGAATGGTTTGGCCAGACCTACGGGAATACGAAACCTTGCCTGATCCGCATTAAACCCAATGTAGCTGCGGGAGGAAATGCAAAAATCATGACCGCACACGCTGACTCCAAATTTGGTATCTCGGTTTTGCTTCTTGACGAAGTATTGGAAGTGGTCAAAAAATATGACATTAAAATTATAGGCTTACATCAGCATACCGGGTCAGACATCAAGGACGCGGAGCCTTTTCTGAAAGTTGCCGATATTCTTTTCGAAGCCGCCAAACGTTTTCCCGATCTCAAAATCATTGATTTGGGGGGCGGATTCAAAGTTTCCTATTTACCGGGGGACCATGTTACCGACATGGAATTACTGGGGAAAAATATTTCCGAACGATTCAAAAAGTTCTGCCTGGAATATGGAAAAACCCTGCAACTATGGTTTGAACCGGGCAAATTTCTTGTCAGCGAATCCGGCTTTCTGCTTGTGAAAACGACGGTTGTGAAAGAAGACCCTGCCCGGAATTTCGTTCACGTAGACTCGGGGCTCAACCATCTGATCCGCCCGATGATGTATGGTTCTTACCACCATATCCTGAACATTACAAATCCGGAAGGGCCGCTGAAAACCTATAATGTAGTGGGCTACATTTGCGAAACAGACACTTTTGCAAGCGACCGCGAACTACCCGAAGTGCGGCCCGGAGACGTGCTCGCATTTTTGAATGCCGGTGCCTACGGCATGACAATGAGCTCAAACTACAATGCCCGGTTACGGCCAGCCGAAGTTTTGATCGACAACGGAAACGCAAAACTGGT
- a CDS encoding response regulator transcription factor — protein sequence MRTLKLGIADDHELFRKGFISMLSGIPDFEFVLEAANGQELLDRLPANTPDIIFMDLQMPVMDGIQATEAAFERFPNIKVIVVSMYNEDRFVIHMLEKGVQGYLLKDTSPDEVEKAIRRVDEEGFYYNDFVSKAMHRKMVNRQVNKHPFFPNACNVALSSREKEVLQLICDGLSTQEIGDKLFISVRTVEGHRLRVLEKTGTKSTAAAVSFAYKNQLLS from the coding sequence ATGAGAACACTTAAATTAGGAATCGCCGACGATCATGAGCTGTTCAGAAAAGGATTCATATCCATGCTGAGCGGCATACCCGATTTTGAATTCGTTCTGGAAGCAGCTAACGGACAAGAGCTATTGGACAGGCTTCCTGCCAACACGCCCGACATCATTTTTATGGATTTGCAAATGCCGGTTATGGATGGTATTCAGGCTACCGAGGCTGCTTTTGAGAGATTTCCAAACATTAAAGTGATCGTAGTTTCCATGTATAACGAGGACAGGTTTGTTATTCACATGCTTGAAAAAGGAGTGCAGGGCTATTTGCTCAAAGATACCAGCCCCGACGAAGTTGAAAAGGCAATCCGCCGGGTAGATGAGGAAGGATTTTACTACAATGACTTCGTATCCAAGGCAATGCACCGAAAAATGGTAAACCGCCAGGTTAACAAACACCCGTTTTTCCCCAATGCGTGTAATGTAGCATTGTCTTCAAGAGAAAAGGAAGTTCTACAACTTATCTGTGACGGGCTTTCTACGCAGGAAATAGGCGACAAGCTCTTCATCAGTGTCAGGACCGTGGAAGGTCACCGGCTCCGGGTTCTTGAAAAAACCGGAACAAAAAGTACTGCGGCAGCAGTTTCTTTTGCATACAAAAATCAGCTGCTATCCTGA
- the rfbC gene encoding dTDP-4-dehydrorhamnose 3,5-epimerase has translation MHIRETSISGLVEIFPRVFEDDRGMFFESFNKQVFENLGLPTHFVQDNQSFSKKGVVRGLHFQNAPFAQGKLVRVISGVVLDVAVDIRPDSPTFGQYEIFELRGDRNNFAYVPEGFAHGFVAMEDSIFSYKCTNVYNKESESGIVWNDPDLGIDWGIANPLVSEKDLILPTFKSLFSDSRIGA, from the coding sequence ATGCATATTCGAGAAACATCCATATCAGGTCTAGTAGAAATTTTTCCGCGCGTTTTTGAAGATGATCGCGGGATGTTTTTTGAATCTTTTAACAAGCAGGTATTTGAGAATCTTGGGTTGCCGACCCATTTTGTGCAGGATAATCAGTCCTTCTCGAAAAAAGGTGTTGTCAGGGGATTGCACTTTCAAAATGCGCCTTTTGCTCAGGGAAAGCTTGTCAGGGTGATTTCTGGCGTTGTACTGGATGTCGCTGTTGATATCCGCCCGGATTCACCCACTTTCGGTCAGTATGAAATATTTGAACTTCGTGGCGACAGAAATAATTTCGCATACGTTCCCGAAGGATTTGCGCATGGTTTCGTAGCGATGGAGGACAGTATTTTCAGCTACAAATGTACTAATGTGTATAATAAGGAATCGGAGTCGGGCATTGTGTGGAATGATCCGGATCTGGGGATTGACTGGGGAATAGCAAATCCGCTCGTATCCGAAAAGGACCTTATTCTGCCCACATTCAAATCTCTTTTCTCGGACAGCAGGATAGGAGCCTGA
- a CDS encoding sensor histidine kinase, with translation MQNNEELKLALLIALIAMLMMAFFVISFVMYYQKRKFEEEKKINDIEKNYNRLLLDTALNSEETERRRIAQDLHDDIGTMLSLTKLSLNQLSKLVNASDNEKQEQIMKKSQSLVEETILHVRRITRDLVPTTLERFGLLEAFEEFIDKLEEDNNLVISFHSNTAEFPRQGQKLELTLYRIMQELVNNAIKHANCSSIEISLGIENEMISLRVTDNGIGFDPEKIKENNLAGLGLLGIESRLAIVNGTVQYEKPVKGQGSSACARIPVMPMPENKPEPLHPFRREKVNA, from the coding sequence ATGCAAAATAATGAAGAGCTGAAATTAGCATTACTGATAGCATTGATAGCAATGCTGATGATGGCATTTTTTGTGATCTCATTTGTCATGTATTACCAAAAACGAAAGTTCGAAGAAGAAAAAAAAATTAACGACATTGAAAAGAATTACAATCGCCTGCTTCTCGACACAGCGCTAAATTCAGAAGAAACAGAAAGACGGCGCATTGCTCAGGATCTTCACGACGACATTGGCACCATGCTTTCACTTACCAAGCTCAGCTTGAACCAGTTGAGCAAGCTCGTAAATGCCTCCGACAATGAAAAGCAGGAGCAGATCATGAAGAAGTCCCAGTCCCTGGTAGAAGAGACGATCCTGCATGTAAGAAGGATTACGAGAGACCTCGTCCCTACGACCCTGGAAAGGTTCGGGTTGCTGGAAGCCTTTGAAGAGTTTATTGATAAGTTAGAGGAAGACAACAATCTTGTAATTTCCTTTCATTCCAACACTGCTGAATTTCCACGACAAGGTCAAAAACTCGAACTCACACTTTACCGCATTATGCAGGAATTGGTAAACAATGCAATCAAGCATGCAAATTGTTCCAGCATCGAAATTTCTCTTGGAATAGAAAACGAGATGATAAGCCTGCGTGTTACCGATAATGGGATCGGTTTCGATCCTGAAAAAATAAAGGAAAATAACCTTGCTGGACTGGGTTTGCTGGGAATCGAAAGCCGACTGGCCATCGTGAACGGAACGGTGCAGTATGAAAAGCCGGTCAAAGGGCAAGGTTCCAGCGCTTGTGCACGCATTCCGGTAATGCCGATGCCGGAGAATAAACCCGAACCATTGCATCCCTTCCGAAGAGAAAAAGTGAATGCATGA